In Zingiber officinale cultivar Zhangliang chromosome 9B, Zo_v1.1, whole genome shotgun sequence, the genomic window gcgagcttggctaactcattggccgcttgattttctgctctgtgtatcttctgaacaataacttctctaaaatcggctttgagcttctcgaaggcttcagcgtagagcttgagccaaacactattgatttcgaaggtaccagcgagctgctgagcggccaactgcgaatccgagtgaagcgttacccgaccggctcccacatgccgggcagcctgcaagccagctatgagggcctcatactctgcttcattgttggtagctttataatccagctggacggataagtgcatcttttcttcttgaggggagagcaacaatattccaatcccgcttccgagccgagtggacgacccatccacatatattcttcacatagcttccggctccggcctttgcacctcagtcacaaaatcggccaagaattacgctttgatcgccgagcggggatggtattggatgtcgaattcacttagcttcgtcgtccatttgatgagtcgtccggatgcctctggatttagtagaacacgtccgagcagactattggttttgacaatgatggtatgcgccaggaaatatgggcgaaggcgccgagcggcgaggaccagagcgaaggctagcttttcgagcccagtgtagcgagattcagcatcttttaaaatgtgactaaggaaatacacaggctcctctccgctcgccctcaccaatgccgagccgattgcctgctcggtcgaggatagataaatacaaagtggctcaccaatagtcggcttggctaataccgggagcgaattcagatatgcctttaaatcttcgaacgcccggtcgcattcttcatcccagtgaaattttgtagccttgcgtaagatcttgaaaaaaggaaggctccggtcggcggttttggagatgaatctggatagagcggttatctgaccggtcaaacgctgcacttcccttgtatttcttggaggcggcatatcttgcagagctttcaccttgctgggatttgcttcgatgccccgctcagtcactatgtaccccaagaaacgccctccttttgctccgaacaggcacttctggggattaagcttgactccatatttgcgtagcgttcggaaggtttcttccatgtccttgaagagatcggccgctcgaacggacttaatgagaatgtcgtccacataaacttctagattccgcccgatctgctctctgaatactttattcatcaagtgctgatatgtggcccccgcattcttcagtccgaacggcatcacattatagcaataagtgccgtcggccgtcacgaaactgactttttcttgatcttcacgggcgagcggcacttggtgatagccctggtaggcgtcgagcatgcagattaactcgcagccggccgtagagtccaccagctgatctatccggggcagaggataaaaatctttcgggcaagctttgttgagatcccgaaaatctatgcacactctccacttgttgcctggcttcgaaactaatactacgttagccaactagcttgggaactgcacctcgcgtatatggccggcctccagaagtttttccacctccgctcggatgatggaattctgctcaggcactgaagtccctttttctttgcttcactggccgtgcgtccggtcggacatgtagctcatgtTGCGCTATGCTAGGCGAAATtccaggcagctcatgcgtcgaccagacgaagacatcattatttcttcggaggcattggatcagctcctctttctgcttctcctccagatcggatgcaataaaagtcgtggcctccgatcgggttgagTGAATCtgctcttcctctttttcttcataaattagagagggtggcttttcggtgatggcgtttacctcgatccggggcgccttccgagcggaattggcttctgatcggaccatctcgatgtagcatcgccgggctgctagctgatctccccgtacttctcccactttgtcctccacggggaacttgatcttctgatggaaggttgagacgacagctcggaattcgctaagcgccggtcgtcctaaaatgacgttgtaggacgagggagagtcgaccaccacgaagtttattgtccttgtcctcctgagcggctcttcccccagcgaggtagccagccagatctgtccgaccggttgaacttcgttacccgtaaacccgtatagcggagttgtcatgggtaacagttCGGCTCtatcaatttgcaactgatcgaacgccttcttgaatatgacgttgactgagctccctgtgtccacaaatacgcggtgaataatTGAcgattaccgctttgatgagcagagcatcgtcgtggggtacttcaactccttccaagtccccgggcccgaaactaatttcgggtctttccgctcgttctcggctacagccgaccgcatgaatctagagctgccggacgctcgcctttcttgctcggttggagtctcctccggtcggcccgccagcaataacgttgatctcgcctcgggaagtattgcttctattttcctcttcccgagcggacgatcgagaccgttctctggacgctcggcgattctcctgccttggagaacgatgccgatcgggaatctgttgctgtggcctatcagctcgcgtccgatcggcttcatgagttctttgtcgcctgtcgactgagggggaccgtcgtccggcattccggggcacaggatgagccacgaagggaagacttcgacaatcccttgtgttgtgtgtatccgtccggtggaaggagcagaacatcggggtccatctcttctttggcttgggccgggcggcggctacctcttgcacatgggacctggcgtggggggatcggattgcttcgacccttggtcctctaggcggctgatgagcggcgtgctgtttccgctcggcaggaggagcccgctcgattggagtttcttttttccttgccgcttgtgcttcttccacgttgatgtattcgctcgcccggtgtagcatgtgatcatagtctcagggcggctttcggatgagagatcggaagaaatccccattcactaggccttgtgtgaaggcattcatcatggtttccgaggtggccgttggaatgtccatcgccacttggttgaaccgctggatgtaagctcgaagcgattcacgggcttcttgcttgacggcgaacaggctcacgctcgttttctggtagcgtcggctgcttgcaaaatggtggaggaaggccgttcggaagtccttgaagcttgtgatggatccatccggcaacctccgaaaccaccgttgagccgatcccgagagagtggtgagaaaaactcggcactttactccatctgtgtattgatggagagtagctgtgttatcgaacttacccagatgatcatctgggtcagttgtcccattatactcgccgatcggaggcacataatgcttcggcagaggatctcgcagaatagtctctgaaaattggcgattaatcctctcgggtgatgcgtccgctcgaggggctttcccctttctgtcatctcgtctaggcatttcatccgaagaagatcccctatctctatgagctggtacgacttcaggggtgcggaagtgctgccgctcgaccaccagacgctgatgttgcttgctgctccggccgctcggctgtggctttctgtttttgctccacgagcttggcggcccttatctcgatcagagcgtcgagttcctcgttcgaaagcatcaccatgtgttgtcgtccagcctcgtccattgtttccgctcggatgcaggagcgttcccacagacggcgccaaattgatcctgtccgaatcttcgaaccaaaggacgctgggcacgtggcgcgctcctagtcgatggcgtaggcctccgtctggtcgcacgaatctccggcgaacctgcacagaagtcggccgggaagggttcccggcagcgaccctccgacgctcaagtcaggcaagcaaacaatggaaaagagtggctccagagatgtttcacgcgtacctccgacgaagtaagaggctctttatatagagcggtgaaagaactaatgcacgtccaccgaggcgtatACGTGCTCGCAGCCCATTCCtcggtatgcacctgtcagagagcttacctgacaccatactgctacagtccaagcatgtcttcgatgggacaagagAACACCTGAtcgtcagactaggagtatggcctagctctaggacttgacggctgtcagcagatgttcctgtccctatttactcaccgccggccaggacgtccgtccggccggctaaacgaagagcgccgtccggacgaccctaattccctgcgccgaCCGGGCGGCGcgcccttccgctcggtcattatgtactgttccattgagcgtcggaaccccgatccctgtcagggtgccttttactatcagatgtttactggcagaccgatcggtctgcccctttctcatgagtccggtcggctcacccttcttcgacgaaccacctggccctttgatctccacgtggcgttgacccctcgttatggggtCCCAGgtttttaccaccggatcaataattattattattttgataattCAGATGTTTGAATTTTActcaactaattttaaaaataaacaatcTTTCTACTAATTCACCTATAGGGTAGAATTTACACACTCAAAAGCACCCTTTTTCAACATGAGCAATCAATATGTTATATAATAGCAAATTTTCCTTTCATAAAGGAGTGtatcttaaattttaatattgtACCAATTTAGCTCAAATCTACAAACTGTGCAACTTAAAcgttcaataataataataataataataataataataataataataataataataattattattattatcattaaacTTAAcattatctcatcttaattcGCACTAATGAAGATGATTGCCGGTGAGAAAGCCAATCTCAAGTCCATATTGCATTTTTCATTTACCTACCTAACATAAATTTTAATGTATGTTTTGCATTAGTAAATActaactcatatatatatatatatatatatatataaaagaataaaaccaaTATCAAATTGTTTGCAAATAAATATATCATGATTAAAAATAAGCAATACGTGTTAATATTTATGAATGCAATTGCATAATTCCCAAGCACTGAGTTCTATTCATCTTCTTCGAACCGCTCAAAAATCACTTGAACAAAATAGCTTGTTGGATTGCTACAGATTGCATCGTCCATAAAGTCCAAGTTCTACATCTTAATAGGAATGACATGCAAAATGCAATAACCTCCTCGTATGCaggccaattttttttttttttaaaaaacctctttttattaaaataataaaaaagatattttttttatttattattaaaatagcatctcttccttttttttcaaaagttttttattttaaaaatacccttatttttttaaaaattttaatagctATAATCTCATAATACAATTATAGCAATTATTTTGTAACAACTAGATGACAAAAGACAAAAACGATTCACTCACCCCTATCATCCTATCAATCCTTCCCTAAGTCAACACAGAGAAGGATATGCTCAAACAAGCCAAACTTAAACCTCAAGAACTCATATGACAATAACTATGCTACTATAACCCCTATAATAtaacattaattaaaaataaattatctatattgtaataattataattCATATCTACTATAATATAGTATTATTAAtgttaatcaaaattaaaatatgtatattataacaattataaattataattgcTATAACAATATCgattacaaaaatattttaaaaaacaaagATGAATTGAAAAACTATGAGAcagtattttgataataaataaaaaagacgCTCTTTAACTAttctaataaaaataaaagacgGTCTTTTGATTTATACCCTCGATACTTTGTGTAGATTTACTCTTCTATTACCTTTGTCATTCACCAGCATTGACAATCACTGAAAGGAATAGACGTCAGGAACTTGGCATGGCAATGATTCTGAATATCACAACAAACGTGAGAAAGAGCaggttaaataataataaaaaaaatgtttaaaaatgaaTTCTTTTGACAAAGCCACTAACTAGACACATTCAAAATATCCTGCGAGGCACCAAAACAGTAAAGTGGGAGATGCTAATAACTTCGCAAGTTCTAAACGAAGACAGGGAACTTGATAGAACATCAGAAAGAGGAGAGTTTTGGATGTTCTCATAACTCAAACTTTGGCAATTTCATAATATGAATGTGATAGCCAATCGGTTCACCTACTCTTGGAATGCTTTTTAGTGGACTTcaaaatcttcttcttctttcttcttctttgagGCAAGGTCGACAGGCCTAACAGCTGACTTCTTCTGTTTTGACCTGTCAGTCCGAGTTCAAGAAAAACAATCACCATCGTAATCAAaggaataaataaacaaatgaatAAGGCAAGCAAGCATAACATACTTCTTAATAGGTTCCCCTGTTTCGGAATCATCTTTTTCGGGCGTTCCATCTGTCGAAAGACAAGTTATATCAATAATATGAGATTTAACTCACACAACTTGGCCTTTATATTTGAATTGAAAACAAATAGAATGCATTTATATGTACACGAAGCTTTTCTACTAAAGTCTGCATAACATTAGCAACAGGAAAATTGTATCACAAGGAAGTAATATAATTTGTACCACATGCAAGTATCTACAAAGAAAAGCAAAGCAAATTTATTTAGCAGAATTTTCCACTTTGCTCCCTTGGGATTTTATCGATGGCCTCCAAATCTCCTCCAACTTCGAGAACATTattgaaagaaaaacaaaacaagcaGGTAGAGCCACTATATTTACTATAACGGAAACGAAAGTCACATCACCTAGAAACCTACCATCATCTGCCTCATCAGCTGAGTTTGTATTCGAGTCCCAGCGAACTTTCCCATCATCGAAATCCCAACGACTTCCAGGAGGAGGTTCCCAGAAATGAGGCTCCTCATCATCTCCATTGTTGGGCTTTATTTTCTTACTAGGCCTTTGATTCCCATGGGTGTTCTTTACCTGATCTTTTCTCGAAGCACCAAGATCTGACTTCAATTGTTTTTTATCTTTCTCTACTATTTCTGTAATTGCATGCTTCTCCATTCCTTTCCGTTCTCTTTTAGATTGTTTTTTGTCTGTCTCTTCTACTACTGCACCAGCATGCTTCTCCATTTCCTTATGTTCTTTTCTCGattgtttcttttctttctctcctacTGCTGCATTGGCATGCTTCTCAACTTCCTTCTGTTCTGCAAAAAAATCAACACAATTCTAAGAAAGTTGATCATAGATATAAACATGATTCTAAAAGTACAACTTCAAGAATATATTGGTTATTATTCCTATTCGCACATGATGTTTAAACTATAAATTCATAAACATATTTGTTACTATTCATATTTCCCTTTATACAGCGACAACCCTCAAGACAATGCAGACGAGATTGGCTTAATGATTACAGGAAGAGAAAATGAATCAAAAACCTATAAAGCATATGCAATTTGTCTATGGTTGAGACTCTATGAATGCACATATATAGGGGTGATGTGCTGGCGCCTAAGTGCCAAATTAATAACTAAGCAATCCATATAAAAGGAATATTTACATGGATACATCAAATTAATCTAAGAGAACCATACAAATTAAAGTTTGCATCAATTGCATTTCATCAATTAATCCACTTAGTTTATTTTAGTTGGCACTAGGTATCCAGCTTACGCTGACTAATCTTGGATGACCAGAAACCGCTTGTAGCAGGCGGCTCATCAACCTAGCGTTATTAAGTTAACCGTTCATTAAGaaaaattcatccgttaattcgTCGAAGCTATGACTAGATCCTTAAATACCTGAGAAACTAAGAACGCGCCCGCCGATACACTTTTGCCCCGGGGACACACTAATCCACTTAGTGATCCATATATAGTAAATTATAATTATCACATAATTTATAAAACATCGCATATGAATACTAAATTATCTAATGCTATTCTCTATAAGTTATTCCTTCATGTCTTCCAAATCATCATTTTATATATTGCATTTGACTCAATCAATTTGGTTTTAACTCATTTATTAACTCAACACCATATAAAATCCACATATTGGCCTACCTAGATAGCATATTGACTCTATGCCATATAGAAATTATTGTTATGGCAACACCATTTGGATTAAAGAATGCCAGATACATACCATAGGCTGGTAACCAATTAGGGCATAATATAGATACACATCAATGATGTGGTGAGAAATAGCAACACGTTGGAAGGCAATATAAGCGACTTAGAAAAGATATGAAAAGTTTTTGAATCAATACAAGTGATTATCTTTATCAAATGAAACTTGACCTTCAAAATTGTTTTCTAATGTCACATGAAAAGTTTCTTAAATACATAAACATCTTAGGGAATCAATGTGAACCCAAGTAAAATTCCAAGggcattaaatttaaaaatattatctgCGATTGATTCCACAATTACAAAAGCTTTTTGAGAGCAAAATCTTATATGCATACTTAAAAGCAAGGAATAGAACTAACAAATACAAATGTCATATTGACAAAGGAAGGAGGAATGCTAATCCCATCTATTAAACCAAAATCATGCTAAGAAATGCAGACATAAATTTAAGGCCAATTTACTTAGCTAAAGGGGAAGTCATTCATAAAGGAGGAGAGGGACAATGGTGTAGGCTCTCCCTCCCTGTCAATTATTTGGATTGATTTGTCAAGCGGGAATAGATGTTTTCTATACCACAAAGAAATTTTGATCCTGATTTATTTCCACCAGACCTTGCGAGGAACTAGAGGACAGCAATGCAACCAATGTAAAAACTTCCCTCCCAATCTTTCTGCAAGCCCTCTTATGTCATTGAGACATATCATAGTTGTCAAAAGCGTAAGGCGCAAAAAACGCTCAAGAGTCTTGGGGCTTAAAGCGCAAAGCGAAGCGCACGGTTATAGAAAAAGCGTAATAAACAAAAGGACTATCATATCTATTAAaggtctttgaaaatccgaat contains:
- the LOC122024169 gene encoding surfeit locus protein 2-like — translated: MAKRKRKEAGEGAQFEIPNGGVDPRKKAESKNGGAVRGSGKEEQKEGYFLLGDPTFVDLGNGRVRCVESGHELLAKDQEAYGRSKACRLALIDAAVARKKPPLNMFAPHPTSKSQLVCKLTGDHVNKAEEHIWKHMSGKKFQKRLEQKEVEKHANAAVGEKEKKQSRKEHKEMEKHAGAVVEETDKKQSKRERKGMEKHAITEIVEKDKKQLKSDLGASRKDQVKNTHGNQRPSKKIKPNNGDDEEPHFWEPPPGSRWDFDDGKVRWDSNTNSADEADDDGTPEKDDSETGEPIKKSKQKKSAVRPVDLASKKKKEEEDFEVH